TTCGCTGACGCCGGAGTCGACGTTGACCGCGGTGACGGTCGGCTCGTATCTTGCGAGCGTCCGCTCGACCGCGTCGACCTTGACCGGGTTCGTGCTCCCGACTGCGAGTTTCATACCACCCGTTCGAACGGGGTGTAGTTGGAGGCTCCGCTTCGGAACTCCTTCCCTGCTTGAATGTTACTCTTCATCATGCTCTTTTCCTCGAATTATCCGGTTTCGCTGGGGATCTGGCCGAGATTTCGAAACCATTAAACCTCGAGTGTCTGAACGTGGAAGGTAACGATCCGCCCGGGCTTTTGCGATCGGTTCGGCCGGGAGCACTCGCCATCGCATGACTAACGCACCATCGAACACGAGAGTACGACGTAGCGAACACGAAACGAGCGAACAGGAGACCGAAACCGAGACGCAAGACCAGGATCTCGTTTGCCCCGAGTGTGCGGGCAACCTCGTCGTCGACGACGAACACGGCGAGACCGTCTGCGAGGACTGCGGCCTGGTCGTCGAAGAGGACTCGGTCGACCGCGGCCCCGAGTGGCGCGCGTTCGACGCCGCCGAGAAAAACGAGAAGTCCCGCGTCGGCGCCCCGACCACGAACACGATGCACGACAAGGGGCTGTCGACGAACATCGACTGGCGCAACAAGGACGCCTACGGCAACTCGCTGGGCTCGCGCCAGCGCGAGAAGATGCAGCGCCTGCGCAAGTGGAACGAGCGCTTCCGTACCCGCGACTCCAAGGAGCGCAACCTCAAGCAGGCCCTGGGTGAGATCGACCGGATGGCCTCCGCGCTCGGCCTCCCCAACAACGTCCGCGAGACCGCCTCTGTCATCTACCGGCGTGCGCTCGACGAAGACCTCCTGCCCGGACGCTCCATCGAGGGCGTCTCGACGGCCTGCGTCTACGCCGCCGCCCGCCAGGCGGGCGTCCCCCGCAGCTTAGACGAGATCGCGGACGTCTCCCGCGTCGAGAAAAACGAGATCGCGCGCACCTACCGCTACGTGGTCCGCGAACTCGGCCTCGAAGTCCAGCCCGCCGACCCCGAGAGCTACGTCCCCCGCTTCGCCTCGGGCCTGGAGCTCTCCGACGAGGCCGAACACCGCGCGCGCTCGCTGCTCCAGAACGCCAAGGAGAAAGGCGTCCACTCCGGGAAGTCGCCGGTCGGCCTCGCGGCCGCCGCGGTCTACGCCGCCGCCCTGCTGACCAACGAAAAGACCACCCAGGCCGCCGTCTCCGACGTCGCCGACATCTCCGAAGTGACGATCCGGAACCGCTACCACGAACTCCTCGAAGCCGAGGACACGATCGGCCTGGCGTAACCGTCTCGCCGCATCTTCGCTTCGTCGCTCGCCGGTCGGCGGAACGACACCGTTTTTGCCGTTCTCGTCCGCAGTTGAGCACGATGAGCCTGCAGTTCGATTCCTTCGTCCTCGCAGCGTCGACGGCGGATCTCGCGGACGCAGCCGATCCCGTCGCTCGCGAGCACGCCGACGCGATCGAGTTCCGAATGGACCTGGCCGACGAACCGCTCGCCGCGCTCGAGGACTACGACGGCGAGGTGCCGATCCTCGCGACCAACCGCGCCGAGTGGGAGGGCGGCGAGGCGAGCGACGACGGCCGGCTCGAGGCGCTAGCCGAGGCGACCACCGTCGACGGCGTCGAAGCGATCGACGTCGAACTCGAGTCGATCCTCGCGGACGAGGCCGACGAGCTACTCGAGACCGCACGCGACGTCTCGATCGTCGCGTCGGCCCACGACTTCGAGGGGACCCCGCCACGAAACGAGCTGGTCCGCACGCTGACCGAGGCCGGCAAGCACGCCGACGTCGCGAAGGTGGCTGTCACGGCCGAATCGAAAGCCGATACCCTCGCGTTGCTCTCGGCGACCGAACAGCTGACTGCCCACGGCGACGCCGTCGCGACGATGGCGATGGGCGACGTCGGACGCCACACGCGCGCGGTCGCGCCGGTGTACGGTTCGAAGATCGGCTACGCGCCCGTCGACCCCGACGACGCGACCGCGCCAGGCCAGTACGATCTCGAGACGCTCGCGGGCCTGATCGGGAGT
This window of the Natrinema salifodinae genome carries:
- a CDS encoding transcription initiation factor IIB — protein: MTNAPSNTRVRRSEHETSEQETETETQDQDLVCPECAGNLVVDDEHGETVCEDCGLVVEEDSVDRGPEWRAFDAAEKNEKSRVGAPTTNTMHDKGLSTNIDWRNKDAYGNSLGSRQREKMQRLRKWNERFRTRDSKERNLKQALGEIDRMASALGLPNNVRETASVIYRRALDEDLLPGRSIEGVSTACVYAAARQAGVPRSLDEIADVSRVEKNEIARTYRYVVRELGLEVQPADPESYVPRFASGLELSDEAEHRARSLLQNAKEKGVHSGKSPVGLAAAAVYAAALLTNEKTTQAAVSDVADISEVTIRNRYHELLEAEDTIGLA
- a CDS encoding type I 3-dehydroquinate dehydratase, which produces MSLQFDSFVLAASTADLADAADPVAREHADAIEFRMDLADEPLAALEDYDGEVPILATNRAEWEGGEASDDGRLEALAEATTVDGVEAIDVELESILADEADELLETARDVSIVASAHDFEGTPPRNELVRTLTEAGKHADVAKVAVTAESKADTLALLSATEQLTAHGDAVATMAMGDVGRHTRAVAPVYGSKIGYAPVDPDDATAPGQYDLETLAGLIGSLD